The following proteins are encoded in a genomic region of Pungitius pungitius chromosome 17, fPunPun2.1, whole genome shotgun sequence:
- the tmem65 gene encoding transmembrane protein 65: MLQLRLRRVLGPLGRGFPPGLWRAAVTRPPVAGRHAPSRRLGTHVRNEPREPINSPKRARDFIYRLQPTERTCLLHELQGFESMAIAQENLEPSPPTAEQIRYVLFHNAIPFVGFGFLDNAIMIAAGTQIELSIGVTLGISTMAAAAFGNLVSDLAGLGLAGYVEALASKLGMQGPDLTPKQVDMWQTRVSSHMGKAIGVSIGCILGMFPLFFLDDEKEKEKKEKEKKEKEAPPCSTSASS; the protein is encoded by the exons ATGCTCCAGCTTCGCCTGCGCCGAGTCCTCGGACCGCTGGGACGCGGGTTCCCGCCCGGTCTGTGGCGGGCGGCGGTGACGCGGCCGCCGGTAGCGGGGCGACACGCGCCGAGCCGCCGGCTGGGAACTCACGTGAGGAACGAGCCGAGGGAGCCGATCAACTCCCCGAAGAGAGCCAGGGACTTCATCTACCGGCTCCAGCCCACGGAGCGCACCTGCCTCCTGCACGAACTGCAGGGGTTCGAGTCCATGGCCATCGCCCAAG agAACCTGGAGCCGTCGCCGCCGACAGCAGAGCAGATCCGATACG TCTTGTTCCACAACGCCATCCCCTTTGTGGGATTCGGTTTCCTGGACAACGCCATCATGATCGCAGCG GGCACACAGATCGAACTCTCCATCGGCGTCACCCTGGGGATCTCCACCATGGCCG CGGCGGCGTTTGGGAACCTGGTGTCCGACCTGGCCGGTCTTGG TCTTGCAGGCTACGTGGAGGCTCTGGCCTCGAAGCTGGGGATGCAGGGTCCAGACCTGACCCCCAAACAGGTGGACATGTGGCAGACCCGAGTCAGCTCCCACATG GGCAAAGCCATCGGCGTCTCCATCGGCTGCATCCTGGGCATGTTCCCTCTGTTTTTCCTGGATgacgagaaggagaaggagaagaaggagaaggagaagaaggagaaagaagcACCGCCCTGCTCCACCTCGGCCTCCTCCTAA
- the rnf139 gene encoding E3 ubiquitin-protein ligase RNF139, with the protein MASTQARLGQQALALLDVALRVPCIFIIDAIFNSYYDPGSGWAGTMGKVLVRVTGVLVSGMVLLLSQKALFKFYTLFSAVLLGVVAVLINYYATSHIDFYSAYYKAALGFRLIPRNGPTLWLGVAAVQLVFGVGYVVLLNLQSVFAALVVLDIMIPLWGLMIELPADVRQLVAVFSGLVLALHTAVCLAARLKWFYYSCRYVYLLVRHMYRIYGLQLLLEDTWKRIRFPDVLRVFWLTRATAQALILVYVVRAARRESRDGTGGLVDGSGDSQGYLLSWDVFWDLTSNLIISGCDSTLTVLGMSAVISSVAHYLGLSILAFIGSTEEEDKRLGFVAPVLFFILALQTGLSSLDPEERLVRLSRNMCLLLTAILHFVHGMTDPVLMSLSASHVSSVRRHLPVLLVSMALFVLPVALSYTLWHNYALNTWLFAVTAFCVELCLKVVVSLTVYGLFMVDGFSNVLWEKLDDYVYYVRSTGNIIEFLFGVIMFGNGAYTMMFESGSKIRACMMCLHAYFNIYLQAKNGWKTFTNRRTAVKKINSLPEMRGDQLTDIEDVCAICYQEFATSARITPCHHYFHALCLRKWLYIQDTCPMCHQRVYVEDESRDTTAFSNNNRGYAAPQDLAAAPPADPGDDRHGEPDAEPAGDGEAGAGVQGAGGGADDQLLEDNDSIEYDEDEWGTQNGSSPLEEDFINNDTDSTED; encoded by the exons ATGGCGTCCACCCAAGCCCGGCTAGGCCAGCAGGCCTTAGCGCTGCTTGATGTGGCCCTGCGAGTTCCATGTATCTTTATTATCGACGCCATTTTTAACTCGTATTACGACCCGGGTTCGGGATGGGCCGGGACGATGGGCAAGGTGCTGGTCAGAGTCACGG GTGTCCTGGTCTCTGGcatggtgctgctgctctcccaGAAGGCATTGTTCAAGTTCTACACTCTGTTCTCTGCCGTTCTGCTGGGCGTGGTGGCGGTGCTCATCAACTACTACGCCACCTCCCACATAGACTTCTACAGCGCCTACTACAAAGCGGCGCTGGGCTTCAGATTGATCCCCAGAAACGGGCCGACGCTGTGGCTGGGCGTGGCGGCGGTGCAGCTGGTCTTCGGCGTGGGCTACGTGGTTCTGCTAAACCTCCAGTCTGTGTTTGCCGCGCTGGTGGTGCTGGACATCATGATCCCCCTGTGGGGGCTGATGATTGAGCTGCCCGCCGACGTCAGGCAGCTGGTGGCCGTGTTTTCGGGCCTGGTGCTGGCGCTGCACACGGCCGTGTGTCTGGCCGCGAGGCTGAAGTGGTTCTACTACTCGTGCCGGTACGTCTACCTGCTGGTGCGGCACATGTACAGGATCTACGGgcttcagctgctgctggaggacaccTGGAAGAGGATCCGCTTCCCCGACGTGCTGCGGGTGTTCTGGCTGACCCGGGCCACCGCCCAGGCGCTGATCCTGGTCTACGTGGTGCGCGCggcgaggagggagagcagggacGGCACGGGGGGCCTGGTAGACGGGAGCGGCGACTCGCAG GGCTACCTGCTGAGCTGGGACGTGTTCTGGGATCTGACCAGCAACCTGATCATCTCTGGCTGTGACTCCACGCTCACCGTGCTGGGGATGAGCGCCGTCATCTCCTCTGTCGCACACTACCTCGGCCTCAGCATCCTGGCCttcatag GGtcgacggaggaggaggacaagcgTCTGGGCTTCGTGGCTCCCGTTCTGTTCTTCATCCTGGCTCTGCAGACCGGGCTCAGCAGCCTGGACCCAGAGGAGCGCCTG GTCCGCCTGAGCCGGAACATGTGCCTTCTGCTGACTGCCATCCTGCACTTTGTCCACGGCATGACCGACCCCGTCCTCATGTCCCTGAGCGCCTCCCACGTCTCCTCCGTCCGCCGCCACCTCCCCGTCCTGCTGGTGTCGATGGCGCTCTTCGTGCTCCCAGTGGCACTCAGCTACACCCTCTGGCACAACTACGCCCTCAACACCTGGCTGTTCGCCGTCACCGCCTTCTGCGTGGAGCTCTGCCTCAAG GTGGTGGTGTCCCTCACGGTCTATGGCCTCTTCATGGTGGACGGCTTTTCCAACGTCCTGTGGGAGAAGCTGGACGACTACGTCTACTACGTGCGCTCCACGGGCAACATCATCGAGTTCCTGTTTGGCGTCATCATGTTCGGCAACGGCGCCTACACCATGATGTTCGAGTCGGGCAGCAAGATCCGCGCATGCATGATGTGCCTGCACGCCTACTTCAACATCTACCTGCAGGCCAAGAACGGCTGGAAGACCTTCACCAACCGCCGCACGGCCGTCAAGAAGATCAACTCCCTCCCGGAGATGCGCGGCGACCAGCTGACGGACATCGAGGACGTGTGCGCCATCTGCTACCAGGAGTTTGCCACGTCGGCTCGCATCACGCCCTGCCACCACTACTTCCACGCGCTGTGCCTGAGGAAGTGgctctacatccaggacacgTGCCCCATGTGCCACCAGAGGGTCTACGTGGAGGACGAGAGCAGGGACACCACCGccttctccaacaacaacaggggCTACGCGGCGCCGCAGGAcctcgccgccgcccccccagcGGACCCGGGGGACGACCGGCACGGAGAGCCGGACGCTGAGCCTGCGGGCGACGGGGAGGCGGGGGCCGGCGTccagggcgcgggggggggggcggacgaccagctgctggaggacaacGACAGCATCGAGTACGACGAGGACGAGTGGGGGACTCAGAACGGCAGCTCGCCGCTAGAAGAAGACTTTATCAACAACGACACGGACTCCACGGAGGactaa
- the LOC119218947 gene encoding protein MTSS 1-like isoform X1: METVMERECSALGGLFQTVIGDMKGSYPVWDDFISKASKLQSQLRTTVVAVAAFLDAFQKVADLATSSRGGTRDIGSALTRMCMRHRGIEAKLRHFSMVFLDCLINPLQEQTEEWKRVANLLDKDHAKEYKKARQEIKKRSSDTLKLQKKAKKADVFGRGDLQPQLDSAMQEVSDRFLLLEETEKQAVRKALVEERSRFCCFSSLLKPVVEEEMSMLGEITHLRTLTEDLKTLTMDPHKLPASSEQVIVDLKASECTWSYQTPPSSPSTTVSRKSSMCSSLNSVNSSDSRSSGSHCHSPTSHFRYRASSSSSSSVLPQQAPARLSSISSHDSGFISQDAFQSKSPSPMPPETSQSPHGFDHHAVGGALKTLGTYLHPPYFTYSSSTTTSTSPISSPSFSSVSPSWPWARSGQSEELLPLSPPGLGVPSWKDWARPGPYDLSMAHTLKRSRDRKEAADLMGEEPQGVRGHHSAMSPKEDRDTHEELARALARGLHLDIQGSSRDSLQGSSGYSSQTTTPCCSEDLLPPHGSDCDYFSVGADPEADLEKSSTIPRNSDISQSYRRMFQSKRPASTAGLPSTAPAATPGVATIRRTPSSKPNLRRPPGGLGPIPIKPPMIPVKTPTVPEHPGFPGNGARTPPGPAARSGPWESEGSDPPTPPPPQPGARASERERRPLPELLEEAEYGEVEDFLVAIRRGVRLKKVSTNDRSAPWIH, translated from the exons ATGGAGACGGTGATGGAGAGGGAGTGCAGCGCGCTGGGGGGGCTTTTCCAGACCGTCATTGGAGACATGAAG ggcAGCTATCCAGTGTGGGACGACTTCATCAGCAAAGCCAGCAAGCTGCAGTCACAGCTCAG GACGACGGTCGTCGCGGTAGCAGCCTTCCTGGACGCCTTCCAGAAGGTCGCCGACCTGGCGACCAGCAGTCGAG GAGGAACCAGAGACATCGGCTCGGCCCTCACCAGGATGTGCATGAGGCACCGCGGCATCGAGGCCAAGCTGCGCCACTTCTCCAT gGTGTTCCTGGACTGTCTGATCAACCCTCTGCAGGAGCAGACTGAGGAGTGGAAGAGAGTCGCCAACCTTCTGGACAAAGACCACGCCAAAG AGTACAAGAAGGCACGTCAGGAGATCAAGAAGAGATCTTCAGACACTCTGAAGCTGCAGAAGAAAGCAAAGAAAG CTGACGTATTTG gTCGTGGGGACCTCCAGCCTCAGCTGGACAGCGCCATGCAGGAGGTCAGCGATAGGTTCCTCCtgctggaggagacggagaagcAGGCGGTGCGGAAGGctctggtggaggagaggagccgcttctgctgcttctcctccctgctGAAGCCCGTGGTG gaggaggagatgtccATGCTGGGGGAGATCACTCACCTTCGGACCCTCACCGAGGACCTGAAGACCCTGACGATGGACCCTCACAAGCTGCCGGCCTCCAGCGAGCAG GTGATCGTGGACCTGAAGGCCTCTGAGTGCACCTGGTCCTACCAGACTCCGCCCTCGTCACCGAGCACCACCGTATCCAGGAAGTCCAGCATGTGCAG CAGCCTGAACAGCGTGAACAGCAGCGACTCTCGCTCCAGTGGCTCTCACTGCcactcccccacctcccactTCCGTTaccgcgcctcctcctcctcctcctcctcggtcctCCCGCAGCAGGCGCCGGCccgcctctcctccatctcctcccacgACTCAGGCTTCATCTCCCAGGATGCCTTCCAGTCCAAATCCCCCTCACCCATGCCCCCGGAGACCTCACAG TCACCTCACGGTTTTGACCATCACGCCGTCGGGGGGGCGCTGAAGACCCTGGGCACGTACCTCCACCCTCCATACTTCAcctactcctcctccaccaccacctccacctctcccaTCTCCTCGCCCTCCTTTTCGTCCGTTTCGCCCTCGTGGCCGTGGGCccgctccggccaatcagaagaGCTCCTGCCTCTCAGCCCCCCCGGGCTGGGAGTTCCATCCTGGAAG GACTGGGCCAGACCAGGACCGTACGACCTGTCCATGGCCCACACCCTGAAGAGGAGCAGGGACCGCAAGGAGGCAGCCGATCTGATGGGGGAGGAGCCtcagggggtcagaggtcaccactCTGCGATGTCACCAAAG gaggACAGGGACACCCACGAGGAGTTGGCCCGGGCGCTGGCCAGAGGTCTCCACCTGGACATCCAGGGCTCCAGCAGAGACTCTCTGCAGGGCTCCAGTGGCTACAGCAGCCAGACCACCACGCCCTGCTGCTCCGAGGACCTGCTGCCCCCCCACG GGTCCGACTGTGACTACTTCTCGGTGGGGGCCGACCCCGAGGCCGACCTGGAGAAGTCTTCCACCATCCCGAGGAACAGCGACATCAGCCAGTCGTACCGCCGCATGTTCCAGTCCAAGCGGCCGGCCTCCACCGCCGGGCTGCCCTCCACGGCCCCCGCCGCCACCCCGGGGGTCGCCACCATCCGACGGACGCCGTCCTCCAAGCCCAACCTGCGGCGGCCCCCCGGGGGCCTGGGCCCCATACCGATCAAGCCCCCCATGATCCCGGTCAAGACTCCCACTGTGCCCGAGCACCCGGGTTTCCCCGGCAACGGCGCCCGGACCCCGCCGGGCCCCGCCGCGAGATCAGGCCCGTGGGAGAGCGAGGGGTCTGACCCgccgacccccccgcccccgcagcCCGGCGCTCGGGCGTCGGAGCGGGAGCGCCGGCCCCTCCCGGAGCTCCTGGAGGAAGCGGAATATGGCGAGGTGGAGGACTTCCTGGTGGCCATCCGACGCGGCGTCCGGCTGAAGAAGGTGTCGACCAATGACCGGTCGGCGCCATGGATCCACtga
- the LOC119218947 gene encoding protein MTSS 1-like isoform X3 yields the protein METVMERECSALGGLFQTVIGDMKGSYPVWDDFISKASKLQSQLRTTVVAVAAFLDAFQKVADLATSSRGGTRDIGSALTRMCMRHRGIEAKLRHFSMVFLDCLINPLQEQTEEWKRVANLLDKDHAKEYKKARQEIKKRSSDTLKLQKKAKKADVFGRGDLQPQLDSAMQEVSDRFLLLEETEKQAVRKALVEERSRFCCFSSLLKPVVEEEMSMLGEITHLRTLTEDLKTLTMDPHKLPASSEQVIVDLKASECTWSYQTPPSSPSTTVSRKSSMCSSLNSVNSSDSRSSGSHCHSPTSHFRYRASSSSSSSVLPQQAPARLSSISSHDSGFISQDAFQSKSPSPMPPETSQDWARPGPYDLSMAHTLKRSRDRKEAADLMGEEPQGVRGHHSAMSPKEDRDTHEELARALARGLHLDIQGSSRDSLQGSSGYSSQTTTPCCSEDLLPPHGSDCDYFSVGADPEADLEKSSTIPRNSDISQSYRRMFQSKRPASTAGLPSTAPAATPGVATIRRTPSSKPNLRRPPGGLGPIPIKPPMIPVKTPTVPEHPGFPGNGARTPPGPAARSGPWESEGSDPPTPPPPQPGARASERERRPLPELLEEAEYGEVEDFLVAIRRGVRLKKVSTNDRSAPWIH from the exons ATGGAGACGGTGATGGAGAGGGAGTGCAGCGCGCTGGGGGGGCTTTTCCAGACCGTCATTGGAGACATGAAG ggcAGCTATCCAGTGTGGGACGACTTCATCAGCAAAGCCAGCAAGCTGCAGTCACAGCTCAG GACGACGGTCGTCGCGGTAGCAGCCTTCCTGGACGCCTTCCAGAAGGTCGCCGACCTGGCGACCAGCAGTCGAG GAGGAACCAGAGACATCGGCTCGGCCCTCACCAGGATGTGCATGAGGCACCGCGGCATCGAGGCCAAGCTGCGCCACTTCTCCAT gGTGTTCCTGGACTGTCTGATCAACCCTCTGCAGGAGCAGACTGAGGAGTGGAAGAGAGTCGCCAACCTTCTGGACAAAGACCACGCCAAAG AGTACAAGAAGGCACGTCAGGAGATCAAGAAGAGATCTTCAGACACTCTGAAGCTGCAGAAGAAAGCAAAGAAAG CTGACGTATTTG gTCGTGGGGACCTCCAGCCTCAGCTGGACAGCGCCATGCAGGAGGTCAGCGATAGGTTCCTCCtgctggaggagacggagaagcAGGCGGTGCGGAAGGctctggtggaggagaggagccgcttctgctgcttctcctccctgctGAAGCCCGTGGTG gaggaggagatgtccATGCTGGGGGAGATCACTCACCTTCGGACCCTCACCGAGGACCTGAAGACCCTGACGATGGACCCTCACAAGCTGCCGGCCTCCAGCGAGCAG GTGATCGTGGACCTGAAGGCCTCTGAGTGCACCTGGTCCTACCAGACTCCGCCCTCGTCACCGAGCACCACCGTATCCAGGAAGTCCAGCATGTGCAG CAGCCTGAACAGCGTGAACAGCAGCGACTCTCGCTCCAGTGGCTCTCACTGCcactcccccacctcccactTCCGTTaccgcgcctcctcctcctcctcctcctcggtcctCCCGCAGCAGGCGCCGGCccgcctctcctccatctcctcccacgACTCAGGCTTCATCTCCCAGGATGCCTTCCAGTCCAAATCCCCCTCACCCATGCCCCCGGAGACCTCACAG GACTGGGCCAGACCAGGACCGTACGACCTGTCCATGGCCCACACCCTGAAGAGGAGCAGGGACCGCAAGGAGGCAGCCGATCTGATGGGGGAGGAGCCtcagggggtcagaggtcaccactCTGCGATGTCACCAAAG gaggACAGGGACACCCACGAGGAGTTGGCCCGGGCGCTGGCCAGAGGTCTCCACCTGGACATCCAGGGCTCCAGCAGAGACTCTCTGCAGGGCTCCAGTGGCTACAGCAGCCAGACCACCACGCCCTGCTGCTCCGAGGACCTGCTGCCCCCCCACG GGTCCGACTGTGACTACTTCTCGGTGGGGGCCGACCCCGAGGCCGACCTGGAGAAGTCTTCCACCATCCCGAGGAACAGCGACATCAGCCAGTCGTACCGCCGCATGTTCCAGTCCAAGCGGCCGGCCTCCACCGCCGGGCTGCCCTCCACGGCCCCCGCCGCCACCCCGGGGGTCGCCACCATCCGACGGACGCCGTCCTCCAAGCCCAACCTGCGGCGGCCCCCCGGGGGCCTGGGCCCCATACCGATCAAGCCCCCCATGATCCCGGTCAAGACTCCCACTGTGCCCGAGCACCCGGGTTTCCCCGGCAACGGCGCCCGGACCCCGCCGGGCCCCGCCGCGAGATCAGGCCCGTGGGAGAGCGAGGGGTCTGACCCgccgacccccccgcccccgcagcCCGGCGCTCGGGCGTCGGAGCGGGAGCGCCGGCCCCTCCCGGAGCTCCTGGAGGAAGCGGAATATGGCGAGGTGGAGGACTTCCTGGTGGCCATCCGACGCGGCGTCCGGCTGAAGAAGGTGTCGACCAATGACCGGTCGGCGCCATGGATCCACtga
- the LOC119219056 gene encoding uncharacterized protein LOC119219056, with amino-acid sequence MSFGFCVRVLVLSLLAFGHDANVLGSKSGGTSHTKPFFAYPSHNPAFVPEYESSVQPGGFLGTSGSSENVKVDGYSPDGSVFSSLPRAQLIRQFIKWSQLESQPRAFKPGKQNWPQTQELPTFNIGYPQKPPRPQELPTSNMAYPSKPQQPRVVFFGYPQKPPRPKELPTSNMAYPSKPQQPRVVFFGYPQKPPRPKELPTSNMAYPSKPQQPRSLILGYPQKPPRPEELPTFNIGYPQKPPRPHELPTSNTGYPQKPPMP; translated from the exons ATGTCTTTTGGATTCTGTGTGAG gGTGCTTGTTCTCTCCCTTTTGGCTTTTGGGCACGATGCAAATG tgCTCGGCAGCAAAAGCGGAGGCACCAGTCACACAAAGCCTTTCTTTGCTTATCCAAGTCATAACCCTGCCTTTGTGCCAGAATATGAGAGTTCGGTGCAGCCTGGAGGATTTCTGGGTACTTCTGGATCAAGTGAAAATGTGAAAGTAGATGGTTACAGTCCCGATGGAAGTGTTTTTAGTTCCTTGCCTCGCGCACAGCTCATTAGGCAATTCATAAAGTGGTCCCAGCTTGAATCTCAACCCCGTGCTTTCAAGCCAGGCAAACAAAATTGGCCCCAAACCCAGGAGCTACCAACTTTCAATATCGGCTACCCTCAGAAGCCACCTAGGCCCCAGGAGCTGCCAACTTCCAATATGGCATACCCGTCCAAGCCCCAGCAGCCGCGCGTTGTGTTTTTCGGCTACCCTCAGAAGCCACCTAGGCCCAAGGAGCTTCCCACTTCCAATATGGCATACCCGTCCAAGCCCCAGCAGCCGCGCGTTGTGTTTTTCGGCTACCCTCAGAAGCCACCTAGGCCCAAGGAGCTTCCCACTTCCAATATGGCATACCCGTCCAAGCCCCAGCAGCCGCGCTCTTTGATTTTGGGCTACCCTCAGAAGCCACCTAGGCCCGAGGAGCTGCCAACTTTCAATATCGGCTACCCTCAGAAGCCACCTAGGCCCCACGAGCTTCCCACTTCCAATACTGGCTACCCTCAGAAGCCACCTATGCCCTAG
- the LOC119218947 gene encoding protein MTSS 1-like isoform X2, protein METVMERECSALGGLFQTVIGDMKGSYPVWDDFISKASKLQSQLRTTVVAVAAFLDAFQKVADLATSSRGGTRDIGSALTRMCMRHRGIEAKLRHFSMVFLDCLINPLQEQTEEWKRVANLLDKDHAKEYKKARQEIKKRSSDTLKLQKKAKKADVFGRGDLQPQLDSAMQEVSDRFLLLEETEKQAVRKALVEERSRFCCFSSLLKPVVEEEMSMLGEITHLRTLTEDLKTLTMDPHKLPASSEQVIVDLKASECTWSYQTPPSSPSTTVSRKSSMCSSLNSVNSSDSRSSGSHCHSPTSHFRYRASSSSSSSVLPQQAPARLSSISSHDSGFISQDAFQSKSPSPMPPETSQSCVSPSSEDPSSSSSSSPSHNEPQSGMQQDWARPGPYDLSMAHTLKRSRDRKEAADLMGEEPQGVRGHHSAMSPKEDRDTHEELARALARGLHLDIQGSSRDSLQGSSGYSSQTTTPCCSEDLLPPHGSDCDYFSVGADPEADLEKSSTIPRNSDISQSYRRMFQSKRPASTAGLPSTAPAATPGVATIRRTPSSKPNLRRPPGGLGPIPIKPPMIPVKTPTVPEHPGFPGNGARTPPGPAARSGPWESEGSDPPTPPPPQPGARASERERRPLPELLEEAEYGEVEDFLVAIRRGVRLKKVSTNDRSAPWIH, encoded by the exons ATGGAGACGGTGATGGAGAGGGAGTGCAGCGCGCTGGGGGGGCTTTTCCAGACCGTCATTGGAGACATGAAG ggcAGCTATCCAGTGTGGGACGACTTCATCAGCAAAGCCAGCAAGCTGCAGTCACAGCTCAG GACGACGGTCGTCGCGGTAGCAGCCTTCCTGGACGCCTTCCAGAAGGTCGCCGACCTGGCGACCAGCAGTCGAG GAGGAACCAGAGACATCGGCTCGGCCCTCACCAGGATGTGCATGAGGCACCGCGGCATCGAGGCCAAGCTGCGCCACTTCTCCAT gGTGTTCCTGGACTGTCTGATCAACCCTCTGCAGGAGCAGACTGAGGAGTGGAAGAGAGTCGCCAACCTTCTGGACAAAGACCACGCCAAAG AGTACAAGAAGGCACGTCAGGAGATCAAGAAGAGATCTTCAGACACTCTGAAGCTGCAGAAGAAAGCAAAGAAAG CTGACGTATTTG gTCGTGGGGACCTCCAGCCTCAGCTGGACAGCGCCATGCAGGAGGTCAGCGATAGGTTCCTCCtgctggaggagacggagaagcAGGCGGTGCGGAAGGctctggtggaggagaggagccgcttctgctgcttctcctccctgctGAAGCCCGTGGTG gaggaggagatgtccATGCTGGGGGAGATCACTCACCTTCGGACCCTCACCGAGGACCTGAAGACCCTGACGATGGACCCTCACAAGCTGCCGGCCTCCAGCGAGCAG GTGATCGTGGACCTGAAGGCCTCTGAGTGCACCTGGTCCTACCAGACTCCGCCCTCGTCACCGAGCACCACCGTATCCAGGAAGTCCAGCATGTGCAG CAGCCTGAACAGCGTGAACAGCAGCGACTCTCGCTCCAGTGGCTCTCACTGCcactcccccacctcccactTCCGTTaccgcgcctcctcctcctcctcctcctcggtcctCCCGCAGCAGGCGCCGGCccgcctctcctccatctcctcccacgACTCAGGCTTCATCTCCCAGGATGCCTTCCAGTCCAAATCCCCCTCACCCATGCCCCCGGAGACCTCACAG TCGTGTGTCTCTCCTTCATCTGAGgatccttcctcttcctcctcttcctcaccctcaCACAACGAGCCCCAATCTGGGATGCAACAG GACTGGGCCAGACCAGGACCGTACGACCTGTCCATGGCCCACACCCTGAAGAGGAGCAGGGACCGCAAGGAGGCAGCCGATCTGATGGGGGAGGAGCCtcagggggtcagaggtcaccactCTGCGATGTCACCAAAG gaggACAGGGACACCCACGAGGAGTTGGCCCGGGCGCTGGCCAGAGGTCTCCACCTGGACATCCAGGGCTCCAGCAGAGACTCTCTGCAGGGCTCCAGTGGCTACAGCAGCCAGACCACCACGCCCTGCTGCTCCGAGGACCTGCTGCCCCCCCACG GGTCCGACTGTGACTACTTCTCGGTGGGGGCCGACCCCGAGGCCGACCTGGAGAAGTCTTCCACCATCCCGAGGAACAGCGACATCAGCCAGTCGTACCGCCGCATGTTCCAGTCCAAGCGGCCGGCCTCCACCGCCGGGCTGCCCTCCACGGCCCCCGCCGCCACCCCGGGGGTCGCCACCATCCGACGGACGCCGTCCTCCAAGCCCAACCTGCGGCGGCCCCCCGGGGGCCTGGGCCCCATACCGATCAAGCCCCCCATGATCCCGGTCAAGACTCCCACTGTGCCCGAGCACCCGGGTTTCCCCGGCAACGGCGCCCGGACCCCGCCGGGCCCCGCCGCGAGATCAGGCCCGTGGGAGAGCGAGGGGTCTGACCCgccgacccccccgcccccgcagcCCGGCGCTCGGGCGTCGGAGCGGGAGCGCCGGCCCCTCCCGGAGCTCCTGGAGGAAGCGGAATATGGCGAGGTGGAGGACTTCCTGGTGGCCATCCGACGCGGCGTCCGGCTGAAGAAGGTGTCGACCAATGACCGGTCGGCGCCATGGATCCACtga